The following nucleotide sequence is from Chaetodon auriga isolate fChaAug3 chromosome 19, fChaAug3.hap1, whole genome shotgun sequence.
CAAGAACCGACCGACGAACACGCCCTGCCCCCTCTGCCGCACCCTCATCTCGCACACCAATTTCCACAAAGGTGAGCGACTGTCATCCTCATGTCTGACACTAGTGTTAATTGATTagtaaagagacagaaaattcATTCGCACAATAAGGTTGATTATATTTTTAGAATCAAATATGCCGATACTTGCTGGTTCCAGCTTATATGATGGTGATTTTCACAGTTATCTCACATTAGCTCTTCTTTCTAAATCCAAAACCATAGATAGAAATGACCCACAGTGCAATAATAAGACATTATGGCATGTTGCTTTTAACAGACTGATTCAGAAAAAATGACTGGAGGTACTGTTCTCATTCTTCTTCAGAGCTCAACCAAACAGCAAAGACCTTCTTCCCTAAAGTTTACTTCGCCCGTAAGCAGACTTTCCAGAGTGCTTCGTGTGGAAAATGGCCTCTTCCCAGCTGTCGCAAACGCTTCCGTACCTTCTGGGGTGAGAAAGTGTTTTTACTAGTTATAGAACTTCAGTTGCAGAAAAGTCAggacactgtaaaaaaaaataaataaaaaaacaatgtgatctttttctaatcatttttgacatatactggatggaaaacagtaaaaagacaaagGCTGGCaaagttgtggaatgttccaaaaacacctgtttggatcattccacaggtaaacaggttgattggtatgaaaggagcatcctggaaaggctcagtcgttcacaagggaggatggagagaggttcaccactttgagaacacatgattggataaaagaTATGACTACATGGCTTGTGTGTAaactgttcattcatttgtgaCCAGGATGCTGTTTCTGAAAAGAGGTGGTTCAGTTTACCCCGGATGTTTgtgagaaaatctgaaaaatacgTGTCTCTGTATGACTGACCTCATTTCCATGCTGTCCTCATGTTATGCCATGACCTTGTTCACAGAAagcattttattgcttttcccCACACAATTTAGTGGCAGTAATAAATTGTATCTTTACAGCAGTTAGCAGTTCTGCAAACGGCCTTTCAAACAATCTAACAGCAGTAGTACAAATCCAATAGGATAAATACTATTGCACACTGAACTGGCTAATTGGCTAAAGGTTGAATGATGTTTTAGggtgaaaatgactaaaaatgacTAGATGTTTCGAATGTGTTGCCACACAAAAAGTCATGGAGCCTCAGGAATAAAATGAGTTCAATCACTTTGAATGCAGATGGTCATTTTATCTGTCTTAACTTCAGGAGAGCAGCGGCAGGCAGCGATGGGAGGGAGACGCTGGCACTTCGCCCACGGAGGCTTCAGGCTGGACGCTCTGGACCTCACCGACATGCGTGGCTGGCTCTTTGACATCGGCCTGGTCATCGTCTACATCCACTCAGTCAACTGGATCCTGGCTTTCctgttcctctgtttcctcatgTACTGCTTCTTCTTTTGAGACGctgaggagagctggagagtTTGCAGTGCggtgcagttttttttcctttacagAGAGTGTGCGTTTTTCTGGTTTCACCAGTTGGATAGAATCACAAGACAGACCTGTTGTCTCAGTGGGAAAGAGTCTGAGAAGTAGCAGAGGTGATCGTGACATGCATAGATTCTGAACAGTTACAGGTTTGAAATTTGCACAAATGGTTGGAAAAGTTTAATAAAGTTTTGAGCAAAGTAGCGATAATATAAGTGCAATAACACACTGTGAGGTGGCCTGACATACAGAAATACTGGGcaaggctaaaaaaaaacaccactgcTTGAAGGACAGTGGTTTTTCTGCTCTTAGTTCTGTTACCTTGCACATAAGGGAAACCTCGTCAGAAGTGTGCTGTTTGGTAGTGAAGTCTTTGGTTTACGGTAGAACATTATGGGAACAGCGGTAGTGCCGATCATAGTAGAAAACAGAAGATTGTTACCTCTCTCACGTCTGTGCCTGAAGTATTGCGCAGGAACtgggaggaagaaggggagagcagctagcctggctcggTCCAAAGTTCAAAACCCGGCCCGCAGACAGCTctaaagctcaataattaacaCGCTGTGTCTGTGTAAAGAGTGACGCAGTGACTGTGCACAGGTTTGTGCTCGctgtgaggttgccaggttggTACCATTGTGTCTgtacagagaccaaaaccaaaatcGTAGCTGGAGACGTCCTGAGCGAATGGATCGACTGGTGTCAAgaaatattttgaaaatgtaactCCCCCTTAAACCATAAATTGTTTCCGTTTGTATGTGGATAAAATAAATAGCCTTAGCAGTGTTGACAGAGCCAAGCCAGCTGTTCCCTCCTGTtaacagtctttatgctaagctaagcacaTCCAGACTGCAGCTCTGTACTTAACGCACAATGAGTTCATTAATGGCGCTTGTCATTTAAATCTCTAAACGAAAGCAAGTTTATTTTCCCAAAAACGTGAAAGAATTTGATGTTGGGGATCAAAGTGGCACTTTGCTGAAAAACTTGTGAGAGTCAttaataaatgcacacagaagTTTTCAAATGTAGTGGAAGAGTCAGCACCTCTTTGTAATTTTGCTCCAGTGTCATCAGAGGAAGTTTCgactttttgtgttttgttgagtgACGCTCAGTGAAATTATTTCGACTGAGACATTTTTGCTTCCATGTGTACATGTTGTTGCGTTGACAAAGCAGAGGGATGCTCAGGACTCAAATATCCAACAAGTAAAGACAGCAGCATGTGTCAGTCGATGGGAATGATCGGTGATTGTTTGATGGAggggctgacagcagcaggagcagagcgaacagacagaaaatccaGATTCACAAATGGGTGAAGTGCCCATTTCAGCGCGGTGCCTTTGCTCAGTCTGTGCCTTCTGTCTGTAACGAGTAATATGAGAGCGGAATGAAGCAGCTGGAAGTGTTGGCTCTCTGGCACAGGCTGTGTTATGTGCACTGCAGTCATagaaagccagagagaaacTGAAATAATGGGAAGCTCTCGGTGAACACTacttgtgtctcttttttttgaAGGAAAAGACTTTGAAACGTCTGAAAATAAATTCTCAGCATTCAGATTGTGTAAAGAGTTAATTgtctgtgttaaaaaaaaatattgtataaaggaaaaaaaggtgTGTCGTTTGAGCTATgcatctattttttttatttgaacgTGGTCTGATTTAGCATTTTGGTCTGATTTAACTGTGTCATCACTTTCTCTGGTTTAATCTTTCTAAGTGCTTTTGTTCGCTCAGTAGTTCAGTGTTAAAAGTAACAACAGGTTGAGCCACATGAACAAGTTTATGGAAATgatttatgaataaaaaaatcttaTAAACTTAATCTGATAAACTGATGATGGCTGTTCTTTTCACTCTCTATGCTTCTAAAATAACTTACAATCTCTTGCCACAGTGGCTCTTTTTAGCTTTTTGCCtgtggtgaaaatgaaaaaagggacACCTGTGTGCTGAAATACTGTAGAGAGAAAACTGATATTTTTCTaaagagctggtggagaccaaagcagaacTACAACTTTTTAAAGTGATCAAATTTTGGGTTTGTGTCTGCCAGCTTGTTTTTGAGGTATGGTGCCCCCTCGTGGCCAAAAGAgtcaatgcagctttaaataaagGTTCAAAAAAACGCGAAAAATCAGCCGAAGCATGTCACACTGAATGTGTTCTCTTCTGAGGTGGAACAGCGCGAGAAGTGTGATCTGAAAGTGTCTCTGCGTCTGAAGGAGCATCCCTCTAACGCACCGTCACTCAGATCTGACACTGCACCGTCTCCGAGTTGTTTTCTGGGCCACTGATGCTCCTAAACAGTTAATTGTCAGTCGGTGGGTGACGACTTGTTTTGCTGTTGGCTCTCTCTGAATCCTCCTCACACGTGAACGCGCGGCGGAAGACGGAGGAGCCTCCCTCTCGGCCTTCAGGAGGGGCTGAAGGTGACTCTCCTCTCGGCTGGGATGCAGAGGGAGCTGCTGGGCGTCCGTCCGGCCCGCGACACGGTCCTGCTGCGGGAATAACGACGCACTCCTGCGGGGACTCCGAGCATCATCCAAACCCGCGACCCTGCTGCGTCCGAGCcgctctttttcttcttcatagAGGACACCGCAGCGATCAGGAAAGAGgggctgtctctctctctctctctgtgtgtgtccgtctggCTGGGCTCCGGTGGtgggtgtgcatgcatgtgttctGCACCGTACGGGCGGAAAAAGCGCCCAAGATCCGCAGGGATCATTTTTCCCGTCAGTAAAGTGGCGCAGACGGAGCCGGAGCGCCGGGAGAGCACAGAGGGGGCCGTGGACGGCAGCAGGATGGTGagtcctcaaacacagacaatgtCCCTGTTAATGATTGCTGAGAGGTCCGTATTTAGCTTAACTCTGCACCAAAGGACGTGTTCATGGATTTAGAGGATAAAAACCGATTTGATCATGTGCAGGTGCAGCAGTGGCGCTAAACGGACCAGAGGCACAAGTGCAGGGAATGCTTTTACTACAGTCTTGCCTTCCTTTGAAGATGACATGTTCTCGGTTTGTTCAGGCTTAACCAACAGTCAAACTGGTCTCTTTTCCTCAGACTGTCCAGGAATTCAACACCCTCGTAGCGCTGTACCGGGAGCAGGTCATATCCGTGGGGGAGATCTCAGCCGACTGTCCGTCTCTGCGGGCTCAGATGCACCACACACGCTCCAAAGGATGCTCCATGGCCCGGGCTGCGCACCAGGACCTCGCCGTCATCTCCGTGTCAGGGTAAGGAGGAAACGAAGAGCCATTTTTCCTTTGCATTTGTCATTAGAGGTACAGATTTGGGCTCTCCTGAAACATCGCAGCGGTCCATCAGTGTTTGTTGCTTTGCACCTTTTAACCTCTTGGtccctgattttttttttttttttttttttttaaagaaaaagaaattgttGTTCCAGTTATTCCTTTGATGGATGACTAAAACAATGATAAATATGGCACTTTACAAAAACAAGTGACTGactgtaaaacaacagaacaggcCTAAAACGAACAATAAGCACTGACATTACACCATAATGAGGTAAGAAGACAGGAGAATAAATAGCTGAATAAAACGAAATTGTAACAACTAAATAAGATACAACACAGTTCAAGTGGACTGTTTTAACCTTCCACTGTTTCCACACAAATTTAGAAaccaacaataaaaagaaatactgttgttttcatatttgaaaCATCGGTAGGAAAATCCACAATCATTTTGAAGTAATGTGTTATAGTGAGTGTCATGTTATTACTGCTAATGTAGCTTTTGACAAAGGCTCACAGAGATGGCTGTCAGGTTTTATCTGCAAGTGAATTTAGTTCATTTGTAATGAAAGGAATGAGAAATGATGGAGAAACATGTTGAAAAAGTTGAATCTGCAGCATTTTTGGAACTTGGTCAGCTTGAACGTGAAGTACACGTTACCCGTCTCTGTTGGTCTGATTGTTTCTGTCGCTCTCTGCTTCCCTTCCTCCCCGTCGCCCTCTCttctctcacccctcctcctcctcctcctcctcctcttcatgctgCAGTCCAGAGGACGGAGAGATCCACCCTGAGATCTGTCGACTCTTCATCCAGCTGCAGTGCTGCCTGGAGATGTTCATAACAGAGATGCTCAAATCCATGTGCCTGCTGGgggtgctgcagctgcacagaaaaagtaccatcataaaaaaaaaaaaaaaaaaagaaatacaagaGTAATCAAAGTCCACGTTACTCTTAAAGCCAGTTTCAAAAGAATTGAGTACTCTTGAGATTTATGAAAAGCAAGCAAGCATAGATTGATTCACTTTATCCACCTTTATGTGCATCACATGACCACAATGGGTCTAATCAACATAATCTGTATTTATTGGGTTTTGATACTAATTGTCACTGGAAATATTCATCAGTAAGAACAGAAAAAAGCCCCTAAAATGGACCTTTTTCTCAGACGATGGTTTGACAGGTGACGGTAGGGAAAGCACCGGTgtacataataaaatgaatgacggctgagttccatttagctgcttcagtttcagggtcgTGGTGTTGTTCATGCTGGCTCGCTGTCACGCTGTCGTGGTAGACGGGGACGAttgaacagaacagagacatgttattagtaacacctgtgcttctcctcctgTGCCCAGTCAAACTGACTGCCGTGAAAAAggtttccaacaatgttcacACACTGAATTTATAGTCGTAAAGTAACatatcatttttacattttaaactgtttgtATTTAAGCCGCGGTGCTGGGATTCAAGGCTACATCT
It contains:
- the LOC143337757 gene encoding regulator of G-protein signaling 7-binding protein B-like; the encoded protein is MCSAPYGRKKRPRSAGIIFPVSKVAQTEPERRESTEGAVDGSRMTVQEFNTLVALYREQVISVGEISADCPSLRAQMHHTRSKGCSMARAAHQDLAVISVSGPEDGEIHPEICRLFIQLQCCLEMFITEMLKSMCLLGVLQLHRKRTDSEPKVDFRMDESSDVAILEDRSSSPIDFLQEQWLVGTDIENIERDMREMRNLLSKLRDTMPLPLKNQDDSSLLNLTPHPLIRQRKRRFPGLCCMVSG